From one Flavobacteriales bacterium genomic stretch:
- a CDS encoding MBOAT family protein, with the protein MTGGIDWSSLFLYDEHSPLIFTRFFFWGFFLVVLAGYSSVHKRPQWRSAWLFGVSLFFYYKTSGLFVGLLGFSIVMDFLLGRASASSDDKLRKRLLLATSVTLNLLVLGYFKYAHFVVENINAIAGTAFEPVNYFARWANHAWDAHFVENKVLLPVGISFYTFQCMSYAIDVYRGHLRPVRNLLDFGFYVSFFPQLVAGPIVRASEFIPQIAKPYSLTRPEFGIAVFWILNGLLKKMIIGDYIAVNFIDRVFADPLRYSGLENLMALFGYSLQVYADFSGYTDIAIGVALLMGFRLTMNFNSPYKARNVAEFWKRWHMSLSTWLRDYLYIPMGGNRGGSLFSWIMLGVVGAALILLTGWWWLPVVYLSAIAAAYVLVQFSPAAHNAITTNLNLMITMLIGGLWHGASWMFVIWGGLNGLGLLVYKQWKRISPWEKSAHWAAHAWKVLITFCFISFTRIWFRSPDLQTANEFLHQVAGSFNLHLAGDVLWAFRSVFSVMVLGLVVHWLPESLKQRYREGFAALPLWAMALACAAVVALIYQTVTAEMVPFIYFQF; encoded by the coding sequence ATGACAGGGGGCATCGACTGGTCATCGCTGTTCCTCTACGACGAGCATTCGCCGCTCATCTTCACCCGCTTCTTTTTCTGGGGATTCTTCCTGGTGGTGCTCGCCGGCTATAGCTCGGTGCATAAGCGTCCGCAATGGCGCAGCGCATGGCTCTTCGGCGTGAGCCTTTTCTTCTACTACAAGACCAGCGGCCTGTTCGTTGGCCTTCTGGGCTTCAGCATCGTCATGGATTTCCTCCTTGGCCGGGCCAGCGCATCCTCTGATGACAAGCTGCGCAAGCGGCTGCTGCTCGCCACGAGCGTAACGCTGAACCTGCTCGTGCTCGGCTACTTCAAGTACGCGCACTTCGTAGTGGAGAACATCAACGCGATCGCAGGCACCGCCTTCGAGCCGGTCAACTACTTCGCGCGCTGGGCCAACCACGCATGGGATGCGCATTTCGTGGAGAACAAGGTGCTTCTCCCGGTGGGCATCAGCTTCTACACCTTCCAGTGTATGAGCTACGCGATCGATGTCTATCGCGGGCACCTCCGGCCGGTCCGCAACCTGCTCGATTTCGGTTTCTATGTCAGCTTCTTCCCGCAGCTGGTCGCCGGGCCGATCGTGCGCGCCAGCGAGTTCATCCCGCAGATCGCGAAGCCGTACAGCCTTACGCGGCCCGAGTTCGGCATCGCGGTGTTCTGGATCCTGAACGGCTTGCTGAAGAAGATGATCATCGGCGACTACATCGCGGTGAACTTCATCGACCGCGTCTTCGCCGATCCGTTGCGCTACTCGGGCCTCGAGAACCTGATGGCGCTCTTCGGCTACTCCCTCCAGGTCTACGCCGATTTCAGCGGCTACACCGACATCGCCATCGGCGTGGCCCTGCTCATGGGCTTCCGGCTCACCATGAACTTCAACAGCCCTTACAAGGCGCGTAACGTGGCCGAGTTCTGGAAGCGCTGGCACATGAGCCTGAGCACCTGGCTCCGTGACTACCTCTACATCCCCATGGGCGGCAATCGCGGGGGATCGCTCTTCTCATGGATCATGCTCGGGGTGGTCGGTGCGGCACTGATCCTGCTCACCGGGTGGTGGTGGCTGCCGGTGGTGTACTTGAGCGCCATCGCTGCTGCTTACGTGCTGGTGCAGTTCTCGCCGGCCGCGCACAACGCCATCACCACCAATTTGAATCTGATGATCACCATGCTCATCGGCGGCCTATGGCATGGTGCCAGTTGGATGTTCGTGATCTGGGGCGGGCTGAATGGCCTGGGCCTGCTGGTGTACAAGCAATGGAAGCGCATCAGTCCGTGGGAGAAGAGCGCGCATTGGGCAGCGCATGCCTGGAAGGTCCTGATCACCTTCTGCTTCATCAGCTTCACGCGCATCTGGTTCCGCAGCCCCGATCTGCAGACCGCCAATGAGTTCCTCCATCAGGTGGCCGGGTCTTTCAACCTGCATCTCGCCGGTGATGTGCTTTGGGCCTTCCGCAGCGTTTTCAGTGTGATGGTCCTCGGCCTCGTGGTGCATTGGCTGCCGGAATCGCTCAAGCAGCGCTATCGCGAGGGCTTCGCGGCGCTCCCGCTCTGGGCGATGGCATTGGCGTGCGCGGCCGTGGTGGCGCTCATCTACCAGACCGTGACGGCTGAGATGGTGCCATTCATCTACTTCCAGTTCTAG
- a CDS encoding GMC family oxidoreductase, which yields MPANDVLDHIVIGSGFGGSVSAMRLAEKGYSVVVLEKGKRWEAKDFPRTNWSVRKFLWAPLLRCFGPQRIELLNRIMVLSGTGVGGGSLIYANTHMMPGDAFFSHPAWSRFDDWKERLAPHYATARFMLGSTRYEQEGPEDRVLAEIARDMGRADTYKPVDHVGVYLGDTKAPTDPYFSGLGPARTGCTACANCMVGCRYNAKNTLDKNYLWFAERFGARIEAETEVTRIEHKDGLYHVHVRSTTALFGRRARVLRSRGLVVSAGVMGTLKLLLRQKHELRTLQKLSDKLGAMVRTNSESLCGISGIPEKVNHGVAISRVFEPDAHTHIELVKYGDGSGAMGLLAVMAAGDGPPIMRVAKSVWSMITQPRRAFNALRRDFGRHSIILLVMQSLDNAVRVSWRKGLFGGKLSVAHEGGRRVPAYIGIGQEVMHRYASKTGGTAMNALPEVLLDMSSTAHILGGCPMGTTAEEGVVNERFEAFGYPELRILDGSIIPANLGVNPSLTITALAEYAMSLVPNRTGHAGPTLSEQLAARG from the coding sequence ATGCCCGCCAACGACGTCCTTGACCACATCGTCATCGGCTCCGGATTCGGCGGCAGTGTCAGCGCGATGCGGCTGGCGGAGAAGGGCTACAGCGTGGTCGTGCTGGAGAAGGGCAAGCGATGGGAGGCGAAGGATTTCCCGCGCACCAATTGGAGCGTGCGCAAGTTCCTGTGGGCACCGTTGCTGCGCTGCTTCGGTCCGCAGCGGATCGAGTTGCTCAATCGGATCATGGTGCTCAGTGGTACGGGCGTGGGCGGCGGAAGCCTCATTTACGCCAATACCCACATGATGCCTGGCGATGCCTTCTTCTCGCACCCGGCGTGGTCTCGCTTCGACGATTGGAAGGAGCGATTGGCCCCGCATTACGCCACCGCCCGCTTCATGCTGGGCAGCACGCGTTACGAGCAGGAAGGCCCAGAGGACCGCGTGCTGGCGGAGATCGCGCGCGACATGGGCAGGGCCGATACTTACAAGCCCGTGGATCACGTGGGCGTTTACCTCGGCGATACGAAGGCGCCCACCGACCCGTACTTCAGCGGCCTTGGCCCAGCCCGGACCGGATGCACCGCGTGCGCCAACTGCATGGTGGGCTGTCGCTACAATGCCAAGAACACGCTGGACAAGAATTACCTCTGGTTCGCGGAGCGATTCGGCGCCCGCATCGAGGCGGAGACAGAGGTCACGCGCATCGAGCACAAGGACGGATTATACCATGTGCATGTGCGGAGCACCACGGCCTTGTTCGGACGAAGGGCGCGCGTGCTCCGGTCAAGAGGGCTTGTGGTGAGCGCGGGCGTGATGGGCACTTTGAAGCTGCTCCTGCGGCAGAAGCATGAGCTGCGCACGCTGCAGAAGCTGTCGGATAAGCTCGGCGCCATGGTGCGCACCAACAGCGAATCGCTCTGCGGCATCAGCGGCATCCCGGAGAAGGTGAATCACGGTGTGGCGATCAGCCGGGTGTTCGAGCCGGATGCCCATACGCACATCGAGCTGGTGAAGTACGGCGATGGCTCCGGCGCCATGGGCCTGCTGGCCGTGATGGCCGCAGGCGATGGACCGCCGATCATGCGCGTGGCGAAGAGCGTCTGGAGCATGATCACCCAGCCGCGCAGGGCTTTCAATGCGCTGCGACGCGATTTCGGGAGGCACAGCATCATCCTGTTGGTGATGCAGAGCCTGGATAATGCCGTGCGCGTGAGCTGGCGGAAGGGCTTGTTCGGTGGGAAGCTGAGCGTGGCGCACGAGGGTGGCAGGCGCGTGCCGGCCTACATCGGCATCGGGCAGGAGGTGATGCATCGCTACGCCTCGAAGACCGGCGGCACCGCCATGAACGCTTTGCCCGAAGTGCTGCTGGACATGAGCAGCACGGCGCACATCCTCGGTGGTTGCCCCATGGGCACGACTGCCGAGGAGGGCGTGGTGAATGAGCGCTTCGAGGCCTTCGGATATCCCGAGCTGCGGATCCTCGATGGCTCCATCATCCCGGCGAACCTGGGCGTGAACCCGAGCCTGACGATCACGGCACTGGCCGAGTATGCGATGAGCCTGGTGCCGAACAGGACAGGGCACGCAGGGCCGACCTTGAGCGAGCAACTCGCGGCGCGCGGGTAG
- a CDS encoding S8 family serine peptidase, with translation MRLPVAFTCLAFTASLLAQSSDRIIIRVSPDAPLKPVPIAAKAATGLGPVDRLSASLRAERIQRLAPLKAGMPRLYSVELPEGVDVDQALAGYRSLAGVMRAERDHMGHGGGDRDFTPNDPHYDKQWGLHNDGSFALSPAVAGADIDMQAAWDIEQGSEEVTVAIIDSGARLQHPDWGDRLWLNTEEVAGNSTDDDGNGFVDDVQGWDFANNDNDPTDDQGHGTNVTSIVAAAGNNGVGFSGVDLNCKAMVIKALNSSNQGFYSWWIAGMYYAIDNGADVISMSMGGTDPSPEMQAAVDFALANGVLVVACMMNTNSNVPFIPAALNGVMAVGATKPNDRRAVPFYWSASSGSNYGPHISVCAPGDYIYGLSHASNVSFTSYWSGTSQATPHVSALAALLKAQQPGRTPAQIRAIIEATAEDQVGDPLEDTPGFDHYHGHGRINAFNALMFAVGTGEVVAPANELLIYPNPSSGRVRIHSTESGNLEILDGAGRLAHAQSIGTGPVSIEGLMPGCYVARLSTSKGVSAERFIAQ, from the coding sequence ATGAGACTGCCCGTCGCGTTCACCTGCCTCGCGTTCACCGCCTCGCTGCTTGCCCAATCGAGCGATCGAATCATCATTCGCGTCTCGCCCGATGCACCGCTGAAGCCCGTTCCCATCGCCGCGAAGGCCGCCACCGGCCTCGGGCCCGTGGATCGCTTGAGCGCATCACTCCGTGCCGAGCGCATCCAGCGCCTCGCGCCGTTGAAGGCCGGCATGCCACGCCTCTATTCGGTTGAGCTGCCCGAAGGCGTTGATGTGGATCAAGCGCTTGCCGGGTATCGATCGCTGGCCGGCGTGATGCGCGCCGAGCGTGATCACATGGGCCATGGCGGCGGCGATCGCGACTTCACGCCGAACGACCCCCACTACGACAAGCAATGGGGCCTGCACAACGATGGCTCATTCGCGCTCTCGCCGGCGGTGGCAGGCGCAGACATCGATATGCAGGCGGCATGGGACATTGAGCAGGGCAGTGAAGAGGTTACCGTGGCCATCATCGACAGCGGCGCGCGCCTGCAGCACCCCGACTGGGGCGATCGCCTATGGCTGAACACCGAAGAGGTCGCAGGCAACAGCACCGACGACGATGGGAACGGCTTCGTGGATGACGTTCAGGGATGGGACTTCGCCAACAACGATAACGACCCCACCGATGACCAAGGCCATGGCACCAACGTCACCAGCATCGTGGCGGCCGCCGGGAACAACGGAGTTGGATTCTCGGGCGTGGACCTCAATTGCAAGGCCATGGTGATCAAGGCGCTGAACAGCTCGAATCAGGGCTTCTACAGCTGGTGGATCGCAGGCATGTACTACGCCATCGATAACGGCGCGGATGTGATCAGCATGAGCATGGGTGGAACCGATCCTTCACCGGAGATGCAGGCGGCCGTCGATTTCGCCTTGGCCAATGGCGTGCTCGTGGTGGCCTGCATGATGAACACCAACAGCAACGTGCCGTTCATCCCTGCAGCGCTCAATGGTGTGATGGCCGTGGGCGCCACCAAGCCGAATGATCGGCGCGCTGTGCCTTTCTATTGGAGCGCTTCAAGCGGCAGCAACTATGGGCCGCACATCAGCGTTTGCGCGCCGGGCGATTACATCTACGGGCTCAGTCACGCCAGCAATGTCTCATTCACCTCCTATTGGTCCGGCACTTCGCAGGCCACGCCGCATGTGAGCGCATTGGCTGCACTGCTCAAGGCCCAGCAACCGGGACGAACGCCCGCGCAGATCCGCGCCATCATCGAGGCCACCGCAGAGGACCAGGTGGGTGACCCGTTGGAGGACACGCCAGGATTCGACCATTACCACGGGCATGGGCGGATCAATGCATTCAATGCGCTCATGTTCGCCGTTGGCACAGGCGAGGTGGTTGCACCAGCGAATGAGCTCCTGATCTACCCGAACCCTTCGAGCGGCCGTGTGCGCATTCATTCAACTGAAAGCGGCAACCTGGAGATCCTCGATGGGGCAGGCCGCTTGGCTCATGCCCAAAGCATCGGAACGGGCCCAGTGAGCATAGAAGGGTTGATGCCCGGATGCTACGTGGCCAGGCTGAGCACATCGAAGGGCGTGAGCGCAGAGCGCTTCATCGCCCAGTAA
- a CDS encoding valine--tRNA ligase: MEIPKHFDPQKAEGKWYRHWMAKAYFRSVPDHREPYTVVIPPPNVTGVLHMGHMLNNTIQDVLVRRARMQGKNACWVPGTDHASIATEAKVVQLLGEQGIKKSAIGREEFLKHAFAWKEKYGGVILEQLKKLGASCDWDRTRFTMEPDLSEAVIDVFIDLHKKGLVYRGLRMVNWDPVALTAVSDEEVIMKEQNSRLFHVRYAMEGATEQWVTIATTRPETILGDTAIAVHPEDERYAHLKGKRALVPLIGRSIPVIFDEYVEREFGTGALKVTPAHDTNDHELGKKHNLETIDILEPNGTLSPAAQLYVGEDRFAVRKKIVKELEENGHIVKIEDIKNKVGYSERTDAVIEPRLSLQWFVKMDELAKPALEVVKDGRVKLHPQKFANTYSYWMENVRDWCISRQLWWGQRVPAWYNETGDVAVCRTEAEAIAQFKASGQSTNGIKQDEDVVDTWFSSWLWPISVFDGFKDPSNADIKYYYPTNDLVTAPEILFFWVARMIMAGLEYRQEVPFRNVYLTGIVRDKQGRKMSKSLGNSPDPLELIEKFGADGVRVGMLLTSPAGNDLPYDDSLCEQGRNFSNKIWNAFRLVKGWTVDDRPQPASSAAAVAWMQSRVARSTTEIDQLFAQFRISEALMATYKLVWDDLCSWYLESIKTAFLKNAAGEGVAEPIDRKTYEATVAIFEEVMKLLHPFMPFLSEEVWHLLRERKEGEDIIVAAWPKGGAGDMKLDAEVQHAFDLVTSVRNVRNERGMSPKEPVEVQAKGSAPMRAAVSALVNKLANVTAIAEVEKVSEGSITFLVGTTEYAVDLGGNIDTEAETKKTEAELAHLRGFLASVAKKLSNERFVNGAPPQVLENERKKKADAEAKIKALEERLAVLK; the protein is encoded by the coding sequence ATGGAGATCCCCAAGCATTTCGATCCGCAGAAGGCAGAAGGCAAATGGTACCGGCATTGGATGGCCAAGGCCTACTTCCGCAGCGTGCCCGACCACCGCGAGCCCTATACCGTGGTGATCCCGCCGCCCAACGTGACGGGCGTGCTGCACATGGGGCACATGCTCAACAACACGATCCAGGATGTGCTGGTGCGCCGCGCGCGCATGCAAGGCAAGAACGCCTGCTGGGTGCCCGGCACCGATCACGCGAGCATCGCGACCGAAGCGAAGGTGGTGCAGCTGCTGGGCGAACAAGGAATCAAGAAGAGCGCGATCGGACGTGAGGAATTCCTGAAGCATGCCTTTGCGTGGAAGGAGAAGTACGGCGGCGTGATCCTGGAGCAGTTGAAGAAACTCGGCGCCAGCTGCGATTGGGACCGCACGCGTTTCACCATGGAGCCCGACCTCAGCGAGGCCGTCATCGACGTCTTCATCGACCTGCATAAGAAAGGCCTGGTGTACCGAGGCCTGCGCATGGTGAACTGGGATCCGGTGGCATTGACGGCCGTGAGCGACGAAGAGGTGATCATGAAGGAGCAGAATTCAAGGCTCTTCCATGTGCGTTACGCGATGGAAGGCGCAACGGAGCAATGGGTCACCATCGCCACCACGCGCCCGGAGACGATACTCGGCGATACCGCCATCGCAGTCCACCCGGAGGATGAGCGCTACGCCCACCTGAAGGGCAAGCGCGCGCTGGTGCCGCTTATCGGTCGCAGCATCCCCGTCATCTTCGATGAATACGTGGAGCGCGAATTCGGCACCGGTGCGCTGAAGGTCACGCCTGCGCACGATACGAATGACCACGAACTGGGAAAGAAGCACAATCTCGAGACCATCGACATCCTGGAACCGAATGGCACGCTCAGCCCCGCCGCTCAGCTCTACGTGGGTGAGGATCGCTTCGCTGTGCGCAAGAAGATCGTGAAGGAGCTGGAAGAGAATGGGCACATCGTCAAGATCGAGGACATCAAGAACAAGGTGGGCTACAGCGAGCGCACCGATGCGGTGATCGAGCCGCGCCTCTCGTTGCAGTGGTTCGTGAAGATGGACGAGCTGGCCAAGCCTGCCTTGGAAGTGGTGAAGGATGGCCGCGTGAAACTGCATCCGCAGAAGTTCGCCAACACCTACTCCTATTGGATGGAGAACGTGCGCGACTGGTGCATCAGCCGCCAATTGTGGTGGGGGCAGCGCGTGCCCGCGTGGTACAATGAGACTGGCGATGTGGCCGTGTGCAGGACCGAAGCCGAAGCGATCGCACAGTTCAAGGCCTCCGGACAAAGCACCAACGGCATCAAGCAGGATGAGGATGTCGTGGACACCTGGTTCAGCAGCTGGCTCTGGCCCATCAGCGTATTCGACGGCTTCAAGGACCCGAGCAACGCCGACATCAAGTATTACTACCCGACGAACGACCTCGTCACCGCGCCGGAGATCCTCTTCTTCTGGGTGGCGCGCATGATCATGGCCGGCTTGGAGTACCGCCAGGAGGTACCGTTCAGGAACGTGTATCTCACCGGCATCGTACGCGACAAGCAGGGGAGGAAGATGAGCAAGAGCCTCGGCAACAGCCCTGATCCCTTGGAACTGATCGAGAAGTTCGGCGCCGATGGCGTGCGCGTGGGCATGCTCCTCACCAGTCCAGCCGGCAACGACCTGCCCTACGACGATTCGCTCTGTGAGCAGGGCCGCAACTTCAGCAACAAGATCTGGAACGCCTTCCGCTTGGTGAAGGGCTGGACCGTGGATGATCGTCCGCAACCGGCTTCCTCAGCGGCGGCTGTCGCCTGGATGCAGAGCCGAGTCGCGCGCAGCACCACCGAGATCGATCAGCTCTTCGCGCAGTTCCGCATCAGCGAGGCGCTCATGGCCACCTACAAGCTGGTGTGGGACGACCTGTGCAGCTGGTACCTGGAGAGCATCAAGACCGCCTTTTTGAAGAACGCGGCGGGGGAGGGCGTGGCCGAACCGATTGATCGGAAGACCTACGAGGCCACCGTGGCCATCTTCGAGGAAGTGATGAAGCTCCTGCATCCCTTCATGCCCTTCCTCAGCGAGGAGGTGTGGCACCTGCTGCGCGAGCGAAAGGAAGGGGAGGACATCATCGTGGCCGCATGGCCCAAGGGCGGCGCGGGCGATATGAAGCTAGATGCCGAGGTGCAGCACGCCTTCGACCTGGTGACTTCCGTTCGCAACGTCCGCAACGAGCGCGGCATGAGTCCGAAGGAACCGGTGGAAGTGCAGGCAAAGGGGTCCGCTCCCATGCGCGCGGCCGTTTCAGCGTTGGTGAACAAGCTGGCCAACGTAACGGCCATCGCTGAGGTGGAGAAGGTCAGCGAAGGCTCCATCACCTTCCTGGTAGGGACAACCGAGTATGCAGTGGACCTCGGCGGCAACATCGACACCGAGGCTGAAACGAAGAAGACCGAAGCAGAGCTCGCGCACCTGCGCGGCTTCCTGGCCAGTGTGGCGAAGAAGCTCAGCAATGAGCGCTTCGTGAATGGCGCACCGCCGCAGGTGCTGGAGAACGAACGGAAGAAGAAGGCCGACGCCGAGGCGAAGATCAAGGCGCTGGAGGAGCGGCTCGCAGTGCTGAAGTGA
- a CDS encoding carboxypeptidase-like regulatory domain-containing protein, translating into MLLRGFLRLFIPCCCCAAAANAQQYKLRGIVSDGATGETLIGANVVLKGTTIGAVTDIDGRFELLVSELPPYTLVVSYIGYTQLELVVKSLDKELKLRLSTDQVLLGEAEVVGSRISEKQKQAPLTVESMDVIAIREAPSGDFYESLGTLKGVDMTAASMGFKVLNTRGFNSTSPVRSLQLIDGVDNQSPGLNFSLGNFLGASDLDVMKVDVIAGASTAYYGPGAFNGVVSMTTKSPWTFPGLSVSAKGGERGLLEGAVRWAQVFKDKDGKPRVAYKLNIFGMRAEDWYAQDYSATSNSPTQPGNPGRFDAVNIYGDENVTVNNDFSNNAFDRRTYPGLGLFLRPGYREEDLVDYGTNNLKAGASVHYKITDSVEVIAAANYSTGSTVYQGENRYRLDGVQFWQQRLEIRKEGKWFLRGYYTGEDAGKTYDIFTTGVRLQEAAGETREWNIKYFTLWETWIRPRINNERPDFITVQEALLPGSGITSQEQYDAYVQQFVAQNPGLFTGYHDEVADSIALIDNNELNPAYIVGTPRFTDKLNEIRGKRFTEGGSLFYDRSQLVHAMGEYRFKPKFGEIAVGGSFRQYMPNSAGTIFRDTGNVVIRNNEFGLYAGLEKKLLKEKLKATATLRLDKNQNFNALLSPALSFVYIPRQDRTFRVSFSSAVRNPTLADQYLYYNVGRAILLGNVDGQFEAGRDSLITVESFNEYRSSPTLLEGLSKLDYFNTDRLRPEQVRTIEAGYRGTHAEKFYIDVSAYHSWYTDFIGYLIGISAQFDQTNGFPVGGLQAYRLAANATTTVRTQGANLGVSYFRKKMTYGANYSYNELVTGDDDPIIPAFNTPRSKFNVSFTGHDMKVPFSGKPNLGFGINWKYVEGFTFTGSPQFTGPIPSYDMIDAQVNVKFPVQHLTVKLGGSNLFGFIPMFEDSEPNRPRWERVFDNQVRMVYGGPFVGRLAYVQLIYELDRR; encoded by the coding sequence ATGCTCCTGCGCGGATTCCTCCGCCTCTTCATCCCATGCTGCTGCTGCGCGGCGGCGGCCAATGCCCAGCAGTACAAGCTGCGCGGCATCGTGAGCGACGGCGCAACGGGCGAGACCCTCATAGGCGCCAACGTGGTGCTCAAAGGCACCACCATCGGCGCCGTGACCGACATCGATGGGCGGTTCGAGCTGCTGGTGAGCGAGCTGCCGCCGTACACCCTGGTGGTCAGCTACATCGGCTACACGCAATTGGAGCTGGTGGTGAAGAGCCTCGACAAGGAATTGAAACTGAGGCTCAGCACTGACCAGGTCCTGCTCGGCGAAGCCGAGGTGGTGGGCAGCCGCATCAGCGAGAAGCAGAAGCAGGCGCCGCTCACAGTGGAGAGCATGGATGTGATCGCCATCCGCGAAGCGCCAAGCGGCGACTTCTACGAGAGCCTCGGCACCCTCAAGGGCGTGGACATGACAGCAGCGAGCATGGGCTTCAAGGTGCTCAACACGCGCGGCTTCAACAGCACCAGCCCCGTGCGCTCCTTGCAGCTGATCGACGGCGTGGATAACCAGAGCCCCGGCCTCAACTTCTCACTGGGCAACTTCCTTGGCGCAAGCGATCTGGATGTGATGAAGGTGGATGTGATCGCCGGAGCCAGTACGGCCTACTATGGCCCTGGCGCATTCAACGGCGTGGTGAGCATGACCACCAAGAGCCCGTGGACCTTCCCCGGATTGAGCGTGAGCGCCAAGGGAGGTGAACGCGGGCTGCTTGAGGGAGCCGTTCGGTGGGCACAAGTGTTCAAGGACAAGGACGGCAAGCCGCGCGTCGCCTACAAGCTGAACATCTTCGGCATGCGTGCCGAGGATTGGTACGCGCAGGATTACAGCGCCACGAGCAACAGCCCCACGCAACCGGGAAATCCCGGCCGCTTTGATGCCGTGAACATCTATGGCGATGAGAATGTGACGGTGAACAATGATTTCAGCAACAACGCCTTCGACCGCAGGACCTATCCCGGCCTTGGCCTATTCCTGCGCCCTGGCTACCGCGAGGAGGATCTGGTTGACTACGGGACCAACAACCTCAAGGCGGGAGCATCGGTGCATTACAAGATCACCGATAGCGTGGAGGTGATCGCTGCCGCCAACTACAGCACGGGCAGCACGGTCTATCAAGGTGAGAACCGCTACCGACTGGATGGCGTGCAATTCTGGCAGCAGCGGCTTGAGATCAGGAAGGAAGGCAAGTGGTTCCTACGCGGCTACTACACCGGCGAGGATGCCGGGAAAACCTACGACATCTTCACCACCGGCGTGCGCCTGCAGGAGGCAGCTGGCGAGACGCGCGAATGGAACATCAAGTACTTCACGCTGTGGGAGACCTGGATCCGGCCGCGGATCAACAATGAGCGTCCGGACTTCATCACCGTGCAGGAGGCCCTGCTGCCCGGGTCCGGCATCACCTCTCAGGAACAGTATGATGCCTACGTCCAGCAATTCGTGGCTCAGAATCCCGGCCTCTTCACCGGCTACCACGATGAAGTCGCGGATAGCATCGCGCTGATCGACAATAACGAATTGAACCCGGCGTACATCGTGGGAACACCGCGCTTCACCGACAAGCTGAACGAGATCCGCGGCAAGCGATTCACCGAGGGCGGATCGCTCTTCTACGACCGCAGCCAGCTGGTGCACGCCATGGGCGAGTACCGCTTCAAGCCGAAGTTCGGGGAGATCGCCGTAGGCGGCAGCTTCCGGCAGTACATGCCTAACAGCGCGGGGACCATCTTCCGCGACACCGGCAATGTGGTGATCCGAAACAACGAATTCGGGCTCTATGCCGGCCTCGAGAAGAAGCTGCTGAAGGAGAAGCTGAAGGCCACTGCCACGCTCCGATTGGACAAGAACCAGAATTTCAATGCCCTGCTCTCCCCCGCCCTCTCCTTCGTGTACATCCCGCGCCAGGACCGCACCTTCCGGGTGAGCTTCAGCAGCGCGGTGCGCAACCCAACGCTCGCTGACCAGTACCTATACTACAACGTGGGTCGCGCCATCCTGCTGGGCAATGTCGATGGACAGTTCGAGGCGGGCCGCGACAGCCTGATCACCGTGGAGAGCTTCAACGAGTACCGTTCCTCGCCCACCTTGCTCGAGGGGCTCTCGAAGCTCGACTACTTCAACACGGACCGCCTGCGGCCGGAGCAGGTGCGCACCATCGAGGCCGGCTACCGCGGCACGCACGCCGAGAAGTTCTACATCGACGTGAGCGCCTACCACAGCTGGTATACGGACTTCATCGGCTACCTCATCGGCATAAGCGCGCAGTTCGATCAGACCAACGGCTTCCCCGTGGGCGGCCTTCAGGCCTACCGCCTCGCGGCCAACGCAACCACTACCGTGCGCACCCAGGGCGCCAACCTTGGCGTGAGCTACTTCCGCAAAAAGATGACCTACGGCGCGAACTACAGCTACAACGAGCTGGTCACCGGCGATGACGACCCGATCATCCCCGCCTTCAACACCCCACGCAGCAAGTTCAACGTGAGCTTCACCGGACACGACATGAAGGTGCCGTTCAGCGGCAAGCCCAACCTCGGCTTCGGCATCAATTGGAAGTACGTGGAGGGCTTCACCTTCACCGGCTCACCGCAGTTCACCGGCCCGATTCCCAGCTACGACATGATCGATGCCCAGGTGAACGTCAAATTCCCCGTGCAGCATCTAACGGTGAAGCTGGGAGGAAGCAACCTGTTCGGCTTCATCCCAATGTTCGAGGATTCCGAACCCAACCGGCCGCGGTGGGAACGCGTCTTCGACAATCAGGTGCGGATGGTGTACGGCGGTCCCTTCGTGGGAAGGCTGGCGTACGTGCAGCTGATCTATGAATTGGATCGGCGCTGA
- a CDS encoding DUF2214 family protein: MLTGRFLLAVLHLLALAIGIAAVYARGRALRRTTTAADLPDVFHADNWYGIAALIWVGSGLWRAFGGAEKGSDHYLESHWFIGKMGLFLLVLALELLPMITLIRWRMAFKKYSAIPLEKAPLLARLTFAQLPLLLLMVLMAAAMARGF; encoded by the coding sequence ATGCTCACCGGCCGTTTCCTCCTCGCCGTTCTGCATCTGCTGGCGCTCGCCATCGGCATCGCGGCGGTGTATGCGCGCGGCCGGGCATTGCGCCGCACCACCACCGCCGCCGACCTTCCCGACGTTTTCCATGCCGACAATTGGTACGGCATCGCGGCGCTGATCTGGGTCGGCAGCGGGCTCTGGCGCGCCTTCGGTGGAGCGGAGAAAGGCAGCGATCACTACTTGGAGAGCCACTGGTTCATCGGCAAGATGGGCCTCTTCCTGCTCGTGCTCGCGTTGGAGCTGCTGCCCATGATCACGCTGATCCGCTGGCGCATGGCCTTCAAGAAGTACAGTGCCATCCCGCTGGAGAAGGCCCCGCTCCTTGCGCGGCTGACCTTTGCCCAATTGCCCTTGCTCCTGCTGATGGTACTCATGGCAGCGGCCATGGCACGGGGGTTCTGA